The Bacteroidales bacterium sequence AGAGTACAGAATCACTGATTTTCCCAAAATGTTCGTCTTTTCAGTATCTTCCATATGTACCAGGATATGGTTGAGATGGGATAATCCGATCACATTGGTATAGATATCTGACGTTTTACTCTTTTATCATCGTCAATAACATTTTGAAAGGCTCAACGGCTTGCTGTTTATGCAGCACATTGGCAGGCATAATGATGCTTTCTCCTTTGTGAACCATGATCGGTTTTCCACCTATAGTGATCTCTGCCTTACCATCGATAATTTGTACCATGGCATCGAAAGGTGCTGAGTGTTCGTTTAGTCCCTGTCCTTTATCAAATGAGAACAAAGTAACATTGCCCTTTTTATTTTTCAGGATTTGTTTACTTACAACACCGTTCTCCGTATATGAGATCAAAGAATCGAAATTAATGACTTCTCCTTTGCGGATAAATGTATTTTCCATATTCCAGTATTCTATATTCATTCAATATTTCTATAAAGACAAACAACCATAATAAGATCAAATGTTCTCACATGATGTAAATTCCGATCTTATTATGGTTGTTTACATGCCCGGTTTATCCTACCAGTTCTTTTTCATCCTCCTCTACTGTGGCAATCGTACCGATATTGAATTTTTCAACCAGCACTTTCGTAACGTTAGGAGACAGGAATGCTGGCAATGTGGGGCCAAGGTGAATATTTTTCACACCCAGGCTCAATAATGCCAGTAATACGATCACTGCCTTTTGTTCGTACCATGCGATATTGTACACGATAGGTAAATCATTGATGTCATCCAGACCGAATATTTCTTTCAGCTTTATGGCAATTACGGCCAGAGAATAACTATCATTGCATTGTCCGGCATCGAGTACCCTCGGAATTCCGCCGATATCGCCCAGCAGCAGTTTGTTATACCGGTACTTGGCACATCCTGCAGTCAGTATTACCGTATCTTTCGGTAATTCCTTCGCAAAATCGGTATAATATTCGCGACTCTTCATCCGGCCATCACATCCCGCCATAACGACGAATTTTCTGATGGCTCCGCTTTTTACGGCATCCACCACTTTATCCGCCAGCTGGAATACCTGGTGATGGGCAAATCCACCAATGATGCTTCCCTGTTCTATTTCAACAGGCGGCTTACATTTCTTTGCCAGTTCAATGATTGGCGAAAAGTCCTTATGTCCGTTTTTGTCAGCAACGATATGGATGCAACCGGGATATCCCGCCGAATTGGTAGTGTACATCCTGTCTTTATAACCTGCTGTCGGTGATGGAGGTACGATACAGTTGGTGGTAAACAATATCGGTCCATTGAATGTTTCGAACTCTTCCCGCTGACGCCACCAGGCATTTCCATAATTGCCCGCAAAATGTTTGTATTTTTTAAAAGCCGGGTAATAATTGGCAGGAAGCATTTCACTGTGTGTATAAACATCCACGCCTGTTCCTTCCGTTTGTTTCAGCAATTCCTCCATATCACCAAGGTCGTGCCCGCTGATCAATATGGCAGGATTATTACGCACACCGATATTCACCTCGGTAATTTCCGGGTTACCGTAACGGTTTGTATTCGCTTTATCAAGCAATGCCATTGCCTTTACCCCATGTTCGCCGGTTTCAAGCACCAATCCTGTCAGCCTGTTCGCATCGAGCTGCCCGATAGTAATATCCGACAGGGCTTTTTGTATGAACTGATGAATGGTTTCGTCGTCAAAACCAAGATGCATGGCATGCTCGGTGTAGGCAGACATCCCTTTTAATCCGTAAATGACCAATTCTTTCAGCGAACGGATATCCTCGTTCCTTTCACGCAATACGCCCACCGTTCTTGCTTTTTCAGCATATTCATCCGGTTCACCTGACCATGATATTTCATCCGCCCTGGGCAATGTAATTCCGGCCTCTTTTGCCTGGCTGACCAGCTGTTTTTTGATCTCCAAACCGTTCCTGACTCTTCCGGCAATGCTTTTTCCATCGAAATTGGCATTGGTAATGGTTGAAAACAGGGAATCGACCACAAACTCATTCACCTTCTTATCCACAGGAATATTATTTTCACGGAACTGATCAGAGACAATAGAGATCCCCCGCAATACAAACAGCAATAAATCCATCATTCCTGCCGTAGAGCTGTCTTTGCCGCACACGCCTTTGATAGTGCAACCTGTTCCTTTAGCTGTTTCCTGACATTGGAAACAAAACATCGTTTCATTCATATCCAACTGTTTTTGTTTTACACTGATTTTTAATATATTGAAATGCTATTAACTCTTATT is a genomic window containing:
- a CDS encoding cupin domain-containing protein; this encodes MENTFIRKGEVINFDSLISYTENGVVSKQILKNKKGNVTLFSFDKGQGLNEHSAPFDAMVQIIDGKAEITIGGKPIMVHKGESIIMPANVLHKQQAVEPFKMLLTMIKE
- the hcp gene encoding hydroxylamine reductase, with product MNETMFCFQCQETAKGTGCTIKGVCGKDSSTAGMMDLLLFVLRGISIVSDQFRENNIPVDKKVNEFVVDSLFSTITNANFDGKSIAGRVRNGLEIKKQLVSQAKEAGITLPRADEISWSGEPDEYAEKARTVGVLRERNEDIRSLKELVIYGLKGMSAYTEHAMHLGFDDETIHQFIQKALSDITIGQLDANRLTGLVLETGEHGVKAMALLDKANTNRYGNPEITEVNIGVRNNPAILISGHDLGDMEELLKQTEGTGVDVYTHSEMLPANYYPAFKKYKHFAGNYGNAWWRQREEFETFNGPILFTTNCIVPPSPTAGYKDRMYTTNSAGYPGCIHIVADKNGHKDFSPIIELAKKCKPPVEIEQGSIIGGFAHHQVFQLADKVVDAVKSGAIRKFVVMAGCDGRMKSREYYTDFAKELPKDTVILTAGCAKYRYNKLLLGDIGGIPRVLDAGQCNDSYSLAVIAIKLKEIFGLDDINDLPIVYNIAWYEQKAVIVLLALLSLGVKNIHLGPTLPAFLSPNVTKVLVEKFNIGTIATVEEDEKELVG